The following is a genomic window from Leptolyngbya sp. 'hensonii'.
CTGTTACAGGAAGATGCGATCACACAAGCGTCTAAGGTTGGGCTTTGCGCTATACTTGTTTGGTTCACTTTTGGTTAATGGTCTTCACTCCAGTGACGTAAAGAGTATCGTCTGCTAATTCTTTTGCCATCATGGGAAGCAGTTTTTCTATATTAGTTCTGTAATTGCGTTGCCAAAATTCTGATAATTTTGCTCTAGCCGCTTCGTTTACTAGCACTGTTTTGTCTGCCATGATGAGCACCATTGCCACATGGCCGGAATTTTCTGTGACTGCAAATACGAAGTCATCTCGATCTGCTTTCAACCCTTCGTACCAATAGTCGATATGCTCCTCTAGTTCATATTCATAGAGCGATTGTGCCATTTCGCCTTCCTCAAGCAAGGCTTTGCGGAGAAGAAGCGCAATTTTTTTACTCTTCATTTTATTTGTTCCTCCATCACAACGATCGCCCCTTTACTTGCACCACCTCCAACCCTAATCCGAAGTTACTCTACTCCCTCTCCGATCGCCCGACTGATTTGCTTCAGAATTTGCAGCGCATTGCGGAGTTCTTGACTAGACGAAAACGGCGCAAACACCCGTGATAGACCATACAGCCGTTGCTCTCGCTGCACCAATTTCACAAACAGAATTTCATCGCCATTCGTCACCATGCCAAAACTGGGTTGCTCCGGCTGAGGATTTGCCATCAAATACGCCAGCGTTTGCGGCAGTGCCGTCCAGACCGACAACGCCGTTTTCTTAGACTCCAAAACCACCACCCAAAACTGATTCAGCAGCACCAACACATCAATACGTCCTTGTAGCACCTCTTCCTCATCCTCCAGCGTCAACTGCACCGATGCTTCTGCCCGCACCCGAAACGGAGGATCGTAAAAGCCTGCAATTGCCAGCAGGGGAGATGCCAGCAACAACGTCACAGTGCCTTCTAACAATTGTCCTTGCGATCGCTGATAGAGGTACCGCCGCCGTGCCTCATCTAGAGCCAATCGTTCAGCATCAGAAAGTTCTGGCAACGAAGTCTGCCATTCCAAAAAAAATGCTTCATCTTCCGTACGTGACAGCTTAAATTTTCGTTCTGCTTCAGCGATCGTTGTAATTGCTTCAGTAATCGCAATGGACATAGAACTGATGAATATAGGACTGTTCGAGCAGGCGATACGATTAATTCTAACAGTTGCTCCTGTTGTAAGTCCTGGGAAACGGCGATCGCTCCTCCACCCCCGTACCTAATCGTGCTAAATTGAGAATGATTATCATTCTTGTCTTGATCTATGGTCAGTTCTGTTCTTCCGCCCCATGCCAACCCAACCCGCACCGAAACCTTGCTGCGGCTTCGTCATACCTGTGCCCATGTGCTGGCAATGGCAGTGCAAACGCTGTTTCCAGAGACCAAAGTGACGATTGGACCCTGGACAGAGACTGGCTTCTACTATGACTTTGACCGTCAAATCCCCTTCACCCCTGACGATCTCATCCAGATTGAAACCGAGATGCGGCGCATCATCAACGCCAATTTGCCGATCATTCAAGAAGTGGTCGATCGAGCGCAAATCCGGGCAGAAATTGAGCAACTCCACGAACCCTACAAACTGGAAATCCTCGACAGCATTCCCGCTGATGAACCGATCACACGCTACTTCATTGGCTGTGCAGATACCCTGCAAGGCGTGGCAGAGGCTTCTTTGTTTCACATTGCGGCAGATACCCTGACCCAGAAACAGATGGGCAAAGATTGCTGGTGGGATTTGTGTGCGGGTCCTCACCTCAACTCCACGGGGGAAATTAACCCCAATGCCTTTGCCCTGGAGAGTGTCGCTGGAGCCTACTGGCGAGGGGATGAAACCAAACCGCAGTTACAACGGATTTACGGCACCGCCTGGGAAACCCCAGAACAGCTACAGGCGTATCTCACCCAAAAAGAAGAAGCGAAACGCCGCGACCATCGCAAGTTGGGACAAGAACTCGATTTATTTAGTATCCAGGAGGATGCAGGCGGGGGACTGGTCTTCTGGCATCCCAAAGGGGCACGAATGCGGCTCTTGATTGAAGACTACTGGCGCAAAGCGCATCTGGATGCAGGGTACGAACTACTCTACACGCCGCATATTGCCAATCTCGATCTCTGGAAAACCTCCGGTCACTTCGATTTCTACCGCGAGAATATGTTTGACTCGATGGAGATTGAGACGCAGCAATACCAACTGAAGCCGATGAACTGCCCGTTTCATGTGCTGACTTACCAGAGCCATCTTCATTCCTATCGAGAATTACCGATTCGTTGGGCAGAGTTGGGCACCGTCTATCGCTATGAGCGATCGGGCGTGTTGCATGGTTTGATGCGGGTGCGCGGTTTTACTCAGGATGATGCTCACATTTTCTGTTTACCAGACCAGGTGGCAGACGAAATCCTGGGTGTACTGAACCTCACGGAAACAATCCTTTCTGATTTTGGTTTCACCGAATACGAGGTGAATCTTTCCACTCGCCCTGCCAAATCGGTAGGAACGGATGACATCTGGCAATTAGCCACAGATGCCCTGGTTGAAGCCTTAAATACTAAAGGTTGGGACTATATCACCGATGAAGGTGGTGGTGCGTTTTATGGTCCTAAAATCGATATCAAGATCAAAGATGCGATCGGACGTTTGTGGCAATGTTCCACCATCCAGGTCGATTTCAATTTGCCGGAACGCTTTGAGATGGAATATGTCGCTGCTGATGGCTCACGCCAACGTCCGATCATGATTCACCGCGCCATCTTTGGGTCGTTAGAGCGATTCTTTGGCATTCTCACCGAAAACTATGCCGGAGATTTTCCCCTCTGGTTGGCTCCAGTCCAGGTGCGAGTGTTGGCGGTAAGTGATGATCAACGAGCGTATGCCACTGCGATCGCCCAGCAACTCAAACAACTGGGATACCGAGTTGAAATCGATTCCAGTGGCGAACGATTGGGTAAACAAATTCGCACCGCAGAAGTGGAAAAGATCCCCGTCGTTGCAGTTGTTGGGAAACGAGAAATAGAAAACCAAACCTTGAGTGTGCGAACCCGCCAGTCAGGAGAACTCGGATCGTTAACGCGATTAGAGCTCCAGGAAAGAATGCAGCAAGCAATTGAAAATAAACAACCGATTTAGATTAGGAGGAACATGAAAGTTGCTTATGTTTTTACTCATCCTCGCGGTGGCACTTACAAATTAGGGCAAATGATTCTGCCTCAGCTAGAAATGGGTGTGCATGGAGTTGACGTTGCGGGAATGTTCTTCCTCAACGACTTAAAAATCTTCCAGGAGGTCAGGTGCAATGCAAGAATCCGTTATCACAGCAATCCCTCAGTCTAGCCAGTGGTCAATCACCTGGAACCGAGTTGCCAGCGATCGCCGTTGGACATTCCTGCTGATTGCAATGGGTGTTTTCAGTAGCATCATCTATCCCCATCCACCGTTTGTCGCATTTGGCGCGATCGCCGGAACTACGCTTAAACCGAAACGAGCCGTTTTGATTGCCCTGTCGATCTGGTTGATGAATCAAGTTTATGGTTACACCGTGCGGCAGTATCCCTGGTCAGTAGATTCGGTACTTTGGGGCTTCATGCTGGGGTTAGGAACCCTGATGGTCACAGCATTGGCATCACTCCGTCCAACCTTTCAAAAGACCATGAAAGGGCATTGTCTTTGGATGGGAGCGATTTCACTAATTGGCTTTGCCGTATTTGAAAGCCTCATCCTGACCGTTGATTGGTTGCTAACTGGCAGCCATACCCTGACCTGGGCGATCGCTCAAAGTTTGTTTATCAAAGAAACCGTTTGGGCGATCGGACTCATGCTCATCCACCTTCTCTTCATCCGTTTCACCCATCCAGCACATTAATTTTCCACTCCCCACTCCCTACTCCCTCTTATGAACTTATTTTCTCAGGACAAACCCAAAGCCAACCCAGAGAAGGTTCAAGATATTAAAAACTGGGCTTATCGCATCTTAAACATAAACCCTGACATTCCAATTTCCATCAGCCAACTCACTTGCAAAGAACCCGGATGCCCTCCCATTGAAACCGTCATTGCCATCATGACTCAACCCGTCAAGCAGTACAAAATTCACAAGGCTGTGGATGAAATTGACGAATTAGACATTTGCAACCTGTACTAAACCACATCCCACACCCCACTCCCCCCACTCCCCATGTCCCAACACACCCTATTCATCTGCAAATCCTGCGCCTTCTCCCCAACCAATCGAGATTATATGGGGCAACGAGGTGGTTATCATCTCTGGCAAAGCCTGTTACGGTTGCACCATCAATGGCAGCTACAAGCTGAATACAACATTGAGGCAGTGAATTGTTTAAGTGGCTGTAATCGAGCTTGCGCGATCGCCTTTGCTGCCCCCGACAAAACCACCCTGATGTTTGGCGATTTGCCTCCCCTGCAAAGTGCTTCTGCCATCTTGAAATTAGCGGAGCAATACTATACCAGTCTGGATGGCATAGTTCCTCGCCAGGAACGCCCTGAATTACTCAAAAAGGGAATTCTCGCCACAATTCCACCACTGCTGAGCAGAACTGAAGCCTCAGAGTCATAGAAACGTTCCAACCTTTTTCCGTCTTCACCTTGACTTATTGAGAATCTTTATCAAGAATAGAAGGGCATATCTGGTGACCTGTGAACCGTGAACATTGTCATCGTTCTCAGCAATATTAGGAGTAGGAATGTCATGAGTGATTGCCCTTGTTGCAACGGCAACCTTTTGCGCCACATTCGCAATTCTGGAGTTTATTGGTTCTGCCCAACCTGTTGGCAGGAAATGCCTAATCTGATTACTGAGACCCGCAGTCAACAAAATCAGTCGCATCATTCCAGAGAAGTGCGATTGCATCCTCCAAGCCCAATCTACAGCGTTTTTTATGCTGGTGAGGCACAGTAACAGCAATGAGAGAACCAGTTCCTTAAGTCGCTCGATGACACCTGGGAGAAAGCTTCATCAATAGCTTTGGCAAGTTCTGGATAACTGCGTGCCTTAATCGAACGCAGAATGCTCTTAATCTTTGAAAAGCAATTCTCGATAGGCGAAAAGTCTGGTGAGTAAGGGGGTAGGAAAATTAGCTTGGCTCCTGCATCCTCAATCAACTTTCTAACGTCTTCACCCAGATGAATAGAGCAGTTATCCAGGATGACACAGGCACCTTTCCATAACTTAGGCACAAGTTTCTGGGAAATAAAGGCTTCAAAGGTCAGTCCATCAGTTGACCCCATGAGATTGCAGTAAGTCACGACCTCCCGCAGACTAATCGCCCCTAGAATCGAGACTCGTTTCCCTCGCTGGCTTGGACGCTTGCCATGTGCTCGTCTGCCTTTCGGTGCACGCGCCCAGAGTCGGTTCAAGGCTAAGTCCACTCCTGATTCATCAATGAAGATTAGATTTTGAGCTAGAAATCCTCGAACCAGTTGCCAAAATTCGACTCGTTTAGTTTGCACTCGCTCAGTTTCCTTTTCGTCGGGATGCAGAGTTTTTTTTAAGCGTTAAGTTCAGCTTCTCTAGCATTCGAAACATTGTCGAAACGCCAACTCGGACACCGACCCTCTGTTCTAACAAGTTACATAACTCTGCCAACGTCGCGTCGTTATTCGATTCAACAATCGTCTCTAAAATCTCCAGTTGCTCAACACTTAGTTTGGTCGGTGTTTGCACAGTTCGTTGTTTGGGGACAATCTCACCTGTTTCCCGATGTTGTTTGATTAACTTTCGCACGAAACTATAAGCAACTCGAAATTGTATAGCGATTTGACGTTGCGACGTATTCCCTTCAAGATATGCATCAACAATTTTCTGTCTAAGATCTAGTGAGTATGGTTGCACTTGATTGAGCATGAAGTAAACATACAAATCATTCTATCAAATACGCCTCACTAGGCTGGAAATTGCTGTATGACCTTGAATCGATCGGATTTAGGGAAGGGTGTGGAGCCGGATAGTTGTTTTTACATCCAGAATGCCCAGGCTGGGCAAGGTTTAGGAGCGACGATTCCGGCAGATTTACCCCCCGACCTGGCGGTAGAAGTCGATATTGCCAACCGATCGGATAGCAAGCTCAATATCTACCAGGCCATGGGTGTTCCAGAAGTGTGGCTTTACCAGCAAGGGGAGGTCAAGATTAAGGAGTTGCAGGATGGGGTCTATGTAGATGGGGTGACCAGCCGATCGTTTCCGGCCATCGGAGTCGAGCAGTTGAATCAGTGGTTGCAATTACGGAAA
Proteins encoded in this region:
- a CDS encoding type I restriction enzyme HsdR N-terminal domain-containing protein gives rise to the protein MSIAITEAITTIAEAERKFKLSRTEDEAFFLEWQTSLPELSDAERLALDEARRRYLYQRSQGQLLEGTVTLLLASPLLAIAGFYDPPFRVRAEASVQLTLEDEEEVLQGRIDVLVLLNQFWVVVLESKKTALSVWTALPQTLAYLMANPQPEQPSFGMVTNGDEILFVKLVQREQRLYGLSRVFAPFSSSQELRNALQILKQISRAIGEGVE
- a CDS encoding DUF1636 domain-containing protein, whose protein sequence is MSQHTLFICKSCAFSPTNRDYMGQRGGYHLWQSLLRLHHQWQLQAEYNIEAVNCLSGCNRACAIAFAAPDKTTLMFGDLPPLQSASAILKLAEQYYTSLDGIVPRQERPELLKKGILATIPPLLSRTEASES
- the thrS gene encoding threonine--tRNA ligase yields the protein MVSSVLPPHANPTRTETLLRLRHTCAHVLAMAVQTLFPETKVTIGPWTETGFYYDFDRQIPFTPDDLIQIETEMRRIINANLPIIQEVVDRAQIRAEIEQLHEPYKLEILDSIPADEPITRYFIGCADTLQGVAEASLFHIAADTLTQKQMGKDCWWDLCAGPHLNSTGEINPNAFALESVAGAYWRGDETKPQLQRIYGTAWETPEQLQAYLTQKEEAKRRDHRKLGQELDLFSIQEDAGGGLVFWHPKGARMRLLIEDYWRKAHLDAGYELLYTPHIANLDLWKTSGHFDFYRENMFDSMEIETQQYQLKPMNCPFHVLTYQSHLHSYRELPIRWAELGTVYRYERSGVLHGLMRVRGFTQDDAHIFCLPDQVADEILGVLNLTETILSDFGFTEYEVNLSTRPAKSVGTDDIWQLATDALVEALNTKGWDYITDEGGGAFYGPKIDIKIKDAIGRLWQCSTIQVDFNLPERFEMEYVAADGSRQRPIMIHRAIFGSLERFFGILTENYAGDFPLWLAPVQVRVLAVSDDQRAYATAIAQQLKQLGYRVEIDSSGERLGKQIRTAEVEKIPVVAVVGKREIENQTLSVRTRQSGELGSLTRLELQERMQQAIENKQPI
- a CDS encoding Uma2 family endonuclease, with protein sequence MTLNRSDLGKGVEPDSCFYIQNAQAGQGLGATIPADLPPDLAVEVDIANRSDSKLNIYQAMGVPEVWLYQQGEVKIKELQDGVYVDGVTSRSFPAIGVEQLNQWLQLRKTGTDLTVVRAVRQFCREL
- a CDS encoding IS630 family transposase (programmed frameshift), giving the protein MQPYSLDLRQKIVDAYLEGNTSQRQIAIQFRVAYSFVRKLIKQHRETGEIVPKQRTVQTPTKLSVEQLEILETIVESNNDATLAELCNLLEQRVGVRVGVSTMFRMLEKLNLTLKKKTLHPDEKETERVQTKRVEFWQLVRGFLAQNLIFIDESGVDLALNRLWARAPKGRRAHGKRPSQRGKRVSILGAISLREVVTYCNLMGSTDGLTFEAFISQKLVPKLWKGACVILDNCSIHLGEDVRKLIEDAGAKLIFLPPYSPDFSPIENCFSKIKSILRSIKARSYPELAKAIDEAFSQVSSSDLRNWFSHCCYCASPA